One stretch of Streptomyces sp. NBC_00443 DNA includes these proteins:
- a CDS encoding serine/threonine-protein kinase → MSSGENGQADETGRLLAGRYRVVAQLGRGGMGVVWRAVDEVLGREVAVKELRTYSDADGPELADLRLRMQREARAAARVKHSGVVAVHDVAEVDGRPLIVMELVDGPSLETVLRERGTLDPREAAGIGAKVMDALAAAHRAGVLHRDVKPGNILLDRSGRVVLTDFGIAAMDDPGDGAATQLTRTGHLVGSLDYLAPERAQGADPGPSSDVWALGATLYAAVEGSAPFRRTSTFSTLTAIVSEPLPEPVNAGPLGPVLARLMDKRSESRPEADEARELLQAVAGSGGTDSPTAALRGTADSGPARNETERNVPSVPPGFGPTAAVAPDGQGFGGPAPTGPAQQAYGGQGQSAPGPQSADTPQQGVPASGLPGAPRFGTAGQGANGPATPGQGTPPAQGFGAAGHPVPPVPGPGPGATGQPAASPHGSVPGHSGRPPHGFGSPSPSPHDSAATGPMVTSSGSTPRRKSRALLAAVAVTVVLAASGVTVALLNNSGDAKAEEPGTSAVAATDKSAEASGSPDADRSGDGGLTEKDDDKKSPDTSKSPSRTAEGDPTDRPTTSSPTKTSGSGGTDGGTTGGGSGDGGTTGGGGTTGGGTTGGGGTTPDPSCFAIGGGKYNCTVWKTAKSYTASGAEVGILNAGTNYFYCQQNLGRRETSGQWTNVWWAKTDDDSGNTNVFVSDVYLEGGNNDEPVPGLPVC, encoded by the coding sequence GTGTCATCGGGGGAGAACGGACAGGCGGACGAGACCGGTCGGCTGCTGGCCGGGCGCTATCGCGTGGTGGCGCAACTCGGGCGCGGCGGCATGGGCGTGGTCTGGCGTGCCGTCGACGAGGTGCTGGGCCGCGAGGTCGCCGTCAAGGAGCTGCGCACCTACTCTGACGCCGACGGTCCCGAACTGGCCGATTTGCGGCTGCGGATGCAGCGCGAGGCTCGCGCGGCGGCCCGGGTCAAGCACTCGGGCGTCGTGGCCGTGCACGACGTCGCCGAGGTCGACGGACGCCCGCTGATCGTCATGGAGCTGGTCGACGGTCCCTCCCTGGAGACGGTGCTGCGGGAGCGCGGCACCCTCGATCCTCGTGAGGCGGCCGGGATCGGCGCCAAGGTCATGGACGCGCTGGCCGCCGCCCACCGCGCCGGCGTCCTGCACCGTGACGTCAAGCCCGGCAACATCCTGCTCGACCGCTCCGGCCGGGTCGTCCTGACCGACTTCGGCATCGCCGCCATGGACGACCCGGGCGACGGCGCGGCCACCCAGCTCACCCGCACCGGTCATCTCGTCGGCTCCCTCGACTACTTGGCCCCCGAGCGCGCCCAGGGTGCCGATCCGGGCCCGTCCTCGGACGTCTGGGCCCTGGGCGCCACGCTGTACGCCGCGGTGGAGGGCTCCGCCCCCTTCCGCCGTACGTCGACGTTCTCCACGCTCACCGCGATCGTCTCCGAGCCCCTGCCGGAGCCCGTCAACGCCGGGCCGCTCGGCCCCGTCCTGGCGCGGCTGATGGACAAGCGGTCCGAGTCCCGCCCGGAGGCCGACGAGGCACGCGAACTCCTCCAGGCGGTGGCCGGGTCGGGCGGCACGGACTCGCCGACAGCGGCCCTGCGAGGCACGGCGGACTCCGGGCCCGCGCGGAACGAGACGGAGCGCAACGTCCCCTCAGTGCCGCCAGGATTCGGACCCACGGCCGCGGTCGCGCCTGACGGGCAAGGATTCGGGGGACCCGCGCCGACCGGGCCCGCCCAACAGGCGTACGGCGGCCAGGGCCAGAGTGCGCCAGGACCCCAGAGCGCGGACACGCCACAGCAGGGCGTACCCGCCTCGGGCCTGCCCGGGGCGCCACGCTTCGGGACTGCGGGGCAGGGCGCGAACGGGCCCGCGACTCCCGGCCAAGGCACGCCGCCGGCACAGGGCTTCGGCGCCGCCGGCCATCCCGTCCCGCCCGTACCCGGGCCCGGACCCGGCGCCACGGGGCAGCCGGCCGCCTCGCCGCACGGCAGTGTGCCAGGGCACTCCGGCCGGCCCCCACACGGCTTCGGCAGCCCCAGCCCCTCGCCGCACGACTCCGCCGCCACCGGCCCCATGGTCACCTCCTCCGGCAGCACGCCCCGGCGCAAGAGCCGCGCCCTGCTCGCCGCCGTGGCCGTCACCGTGGTCCTCGCGGCCAGTGGGGTCACGGTCGCCCTGCTGAACAACTCGGGCGACGCCAAGGCCGAGGAGCCGGGCACGTCGGCGGTCGCCGCCACGGACAAGTCCGCCGAGGCGAGCGGCAGTCCCGACGCCGACCGCTCGGGCGACGGAGGCCTGACCGAGAAGGACGACGACAAGAAGTCCCCCGACACGAGCAAGTCCCCGAGCCGCACGGCGGAGGGCGACCCCACCGATCGCCCCACCACCTCGTCCCCGACCAAGACCTCGGGATCGGGCGGCACCGACGGCGGCACCACGGGCGGAGGTTCCGGTGACGGCGGCACCACGGGCGGTGGCGGAACCACAGGCGGCGGGACCACGGGCGGTGGCGGGACCACGCCGGACCCGTCCTGCTTCGCCATCGGCGGCGGCAAGTACAACTGCACTGTCTGGAAGACCGCCAAGTCCTACACCGCCTCCGGCGCCGAGGTCGGCATCCTGAACGCGGGCACCAACTACTTCTACTGCCAGCAGAACCTGGGCCGCCGTGAGACGTCCGGCCAGTGGACCAACGTCTGGTGGGCCAAGACGGACGACGACAGCGGCAACACGAACGTCTTCGTCAGCGACGTCTACCTCGAGGGCGGCAACAACGACGAGCCGGTGCCGGGACTCCCGGTCTGCTGA
- a CDS encoding TIGR01777 family oxidoreductase — MKIVIPGGTGQVGAVLNRALSSAGHEVVVLTRRPTRDGEVHWDGETLGPWATAIDGSDVVINLAGRSVSCRYTAPNLQAMMDSRVHSTQVVGEAIASAARPPRVWLQMSTATIYAHRFDAPNDEVTGIIGGSEPDVPDYWAYSIDIARSWERAQEEADTPHTRKVALRSAMVMSPDRGGVLDMLLRLARLGLGGPVAGGGQYISWIHDRDFVRALEFLIEREDLVGPVNIAAPEPLPQRAFMRDLRSASRVPVGLPATRWMAEIGAFALRSDTELLLKSRRVVPGRLLDEGFAFAYARWPEAADDLVRRVRHRKLNRGRTGAGVPSPT; from the coding sequence ATGAAAATAGTGATTCCCGGGGGAACCGGGCAGGTGGGCGCGGTCCTGAACCGTGCGCTGAGCAGCGCGGGCCACGAGGTCGTCGTCCTGACGAGGCGGCCCACGCGCGACGGCGAGGTGCACTGGGACGGCGAGACCCTGGGGCCGTGGGCCACGGCGATCGACGGCAGCGACGTCGTGATCAACCTGGCGGGGCGCAGCGTCAGCTGCCGCTACACCGCGCCCAATTTGCAGGCCATGATGGATTCGCGGGTGCACTCCACCCAGGTCGTCGGCGAGGCCATCGCGAGCGCGGCCCGGCCGCCACGCGTCTGGCTGCAGATGAGCACGGCCACCATCTACGCCCACCGCTTCGACGCGCCCAACGACGAGGTGACGGGCATCATCGGCGGCAGCGAGCCCGACGTGCCGGACTACTGGGCCTACAGCATCGACATCGCCAGGTCCTGGGAGCGGGCGCAGGAAGAGGCTGACACGCCGCACACCCGGAAGGTCGCCCTGCGTTCCGCCATGGTGATGAGCCCCGATCGCGGCGGCGTCCTCGACATGCTGCTGCGGCTCGCGCGGCTGGGTCTCGGCGGCCCCGTCGCGGGCGGCGGCCAGTACATCTCCTGGATCCACGACCGCGACTTCGTCCGCGCGCTCGAGTTCCTGATCGAGCGGGAGGACCTCGTCGGGCCGGTGAACATCGCCGCCCCCGAACCGCTCCCGCAGCGCGCGTTCATGCGGGACCTCCGCTCCGCGTCGCGCGTCCCGGTGGGCCTGCCCGCGACGAGGTGGATGGCGGAGATCGGCGCGTTCGCCCTGCGCTCGGACACCGAGCTGCTGCTCAAGAGCCGCCGTGTCGTCCCTGGCCGGCTGCTCGACGAGGGGTTCGCCTTCGCGTACGCCCGCTGGCCGGAAGCGGCCGACGACCTCGTACGGCGCGTACGGCACCGCAAACTCAACCGGGGCCGGACCGGGGCCGGAGTTCCGTCGCCGACCTGA
- a CDS encoding LacI family DNA-binding transcriptional regulator yields MDDRTGHRIVAETIRRSDRLPENRYGNRPTMKDVAARAGVGLKTVSRVVNGEPGVTPETERRVQEAIDALGFRRNDSARVLRKGRTASIGLVLEDLADPFYGPLSRAVEEVARAHGALLINGSSAEDPDREQELALALCARRVDGLVIIPAGDDHRYMEPELKAGVATVFVDRPAGQIDVDCVLSDNHGGARDGVAHLIAHGHRRIGFIGDMPRIHTAAERLRGYRAAMEDAGIPVEDAWMSLGVTDPERVRRAAEEMLSGPSPVTAIFAGNNRVTVTVIRVLAEQSRRVALVGFDDIELADLLQPGVTVVAQDAAALGRTAAERLFRQLDGTLVAPERIELPTRLITRGSGELPPAD; encoded by the coding sequence GTGGACGACAGGACAGGACACCGCATCGTGGCCGAGACCATCCGCCGCTCCGACCGCCTTCCGGAGAACCGCTACGGCAACCGTCCGACCATGAAGGACGTCGCGGCGCGTGCCGGAGTCGGCCTGAAGACCGTCTCGCGCGTGGTCAACGGAGAGCCCGGCGTCACCCCGGAGACGGAGCGTCGCGTCCAGGAGGCCATCGACGCCCTGGGATTCCGCCGCAACGACAGCGCGCGGGTGCTGCGCAAGGGCCGTACGGCGAGCATCGGCCTGGTCCTGGAGGATCTCGCGGACCCTTTCTACGGACCGCTCAGCCGGGCGGTCGAAGAGGTCGCCCGAGCGCACGGCGCCCTGCTCATCAACGGCTCCAGCGCCGAGGATCCGGACCGCGAGCAGGAGCTGGCGCTGGCGCTGTGCGCGCGGCGAGTGGACGGACTGGTGATCATTCCGGCCGGTGACGACCACCGGTACATGGAGCCCGAGCTCAAGGCGGGCGTCGCCACCGTGTTCGTCGACCGCCCGGCCGGGCAGATCGACGTCGACTGCGTCCTGTCCGACAACCACGGCGGTGCCCGCGACGGCGTCGCGCACCTCATCGCCCACGGCCACCGCAGGATCGGCTTCATCGGCGACATGCCCCGCATCCACACGGCCGCCGAGCGGCTGCGCGGCTACCGGGCAGCCATGGAGGACGCGGGCATACCGGTGGAGGACGCCTGGATGTCCCTGGGCGTCACCGACCCGGAGCGGGTGCGCAGGGCGGCCGAGGAAATGCTCTCCGGGCCTTCCCCCGTCACCGCGATCTTCGCGGGCAACAACCGCGTGACGGTCACCGTGATCCGCGTCCTCGCCGAGCAGTCCCGTCGTGTCGCCCTCGTCGGCTTCGACGACATCGAACTCGCCGACCTGCTGCAGCCCGGCGTCACCGTCGTCGCCCAGGACGCCGCGGCTCTCGGCCGTACCGCCGCCGAGCGGCTGTTCCGCCAGCTCGACGGCACCCTGGTCGCCCCGGAACGCATCGAGCTGCCGACGCGGCTGATCACCCGCGGCTCGGGCGAGCTGCCGCCGGCGGACTGA
- a CDS encoding ROK family protein, which produces MHTDLVAALDIGGTKIAGALVDGHGKIVVRAQRATPAREDGDTVMRAVEEVVGELAVSPLWGRATALGIGSAGPVDASAGTVSPVNVPGWRDYPLVRRVREAAGGLSVELIGDGVAITAAEHWQGAARGHDNALCMVVSTGVGGGLVLNGRLHPGPTGNAGHIGHISVDLDGDLCPCGSRGCVERIASGPNIARRALENGWQPGPDGDTSAAAVADAARDGDPVAVASFERAAQALAAGIAATATLVEIDIAVIGGGVGKAGDVLFTPLRKALHDYATLSFVQRLTITPAQMGTDAGLVGAAAAALAGKAGAAAGV; this is translated from the coding sequence ATGCACACCGACCTCGTGGCTGCGCTCGACATCGGCGGCACCAAGATCGCCGGAGCGCTGGTGGACGGCCACGGCAAGATCGTGGTCCGGGCTCAGCGCGCGACGCCCGCCCGGGAGGACGGCGACACCGTGATGCGGGCCGTCGAGGAGGTCGTCGGCGAACTCGCCGTGTCGCCCCTGTGGGGACGCGCCACGGCCCTCGGCATCGGCAGCGCGGGACCGGTGGACGCCTCCGCGGGCACCGTGAGTCCGGTGAACGTGCCCGGCTGGCGCGACTATCCGCTGGTCCGGCGCGTCCGTGAGGCGGCCGGCGGCCTGTCCGTCGAGCTGATCGGCGACGGCGTGGCCATCACGGCGGCCGAGCACTGGCAGGGAGCGGCCCGGGGGCACGACAACGCGCTCTGCATGGTCGTCTCGACGGGCGTCGGCGGCGGCCTGGTCCTGAACGGCCGACTGCACCCTGGCCCCACCGGCAACGCCGGCCACATCGGTCACATCAGCGTCGATCTGGACGGCGATCTGTGCCCGTGCGGTTCGCGGGGTTGCGTGGAGCGCATCGCGAGCGGCCCCAACATCGCCCGGCGGGCGCTCGAGAACGGCTGGCAGCCGGGCCCGGACGGTGACACCTCCGCCGCCGCGGTGGCCGACGCCGCGCGGGACGGCGACCCGGTCGCCGTGGCCTCCTTCGAACGGGCCGCACAGGCCCTCGCCGCCGGAATCGCGGCCACCGCGACCCTCGTCGAGATCGACATCGCGGTGATCGGCGGCGGAGTGGGCAAGGCGGGCGACGTCCTCTTCACCCCGCTCCGCAAGGCCCTGCACGACTACGCCACCCTGTCCTTCGTCCAACGCCTGACGATCACGCCGGCCCAGATGGGCACGGACGCCGGCCTTGTGGGGGCCGCGGCGGCCGCGCTCGCCGGGAAGGCGGGCGCGGCGGCGGGGGTCTGA
- a CDS encoding NPCBM/NEW2 domain-containing protein: MRNLHTRTTRTRVVGALAAGLLCAAGLATPAAAAPAAPAAAAPAEALALTPPMGFNNWNSTHCRAEFNESMVKGVADIFVEKGLKDAGYEYVNLDDCWALPSRDANGKLVPDPVRFPNGIKAVADYVHSKGLKFGIYTSAGTKTCNTAGFPGSLGHEYSDAQQFADWGVDYLKYDNCNNQGVDAKLRYTTMRDALRATGRPIVHSICEWGENKPWEWAADVGQLWRTTGDISDNWGSMLSILKQNLPLAPHSGPGRWNDPDMLEVGNGGMTDTEYRSHFSMWAIMAAPLLIGSDLRSATEETFEILGNREVIAVDQDPLGKQGTVISSQGGRWVVAKEMRDGSRAVALFNESGTAQRITTSADAVGLPAADAYALRDLWQHRSYNTAGTISATVPAHGTVLLRVAADPRSVQHPPAVELGLDGSPLVEAGKKAGLTSTVTDLGRTTAKRVSVALTGPEGWSVKATSPTTSPALSTGRSLRTKWAVTAPQGTPPGSYGLTLRASYRSPSGVRVDSALPLTATVVVAPPPGTSGLGDLQWLSATNGWGPVERNTSNGESDAGDGHPITIGGVAFGSGLGVHADSTVEFYGGGACESVTAQVGVDDEEGADGTVAFEIWEDGTRAASTGVLTNAMPAQALTADVTGAQVVRLVVTDGGDGVTSDHGDWAEARLTC; the protein is encoded by the coding sequence GTGCGTAACCTTCACACCCGCACAACCCGCACAAGAGTGGTCGGAGCGCTCGCCGCAGGCCTGCTCTGCGCGGCAGGACTCGCCACCCCCGCCGCCGCGGCCCCCGCGGCTCCTGCGGCTGCCGCCCCGGCGGAGGCCCTCGCCCTCACCCCGCCCATGGGCTTCAACAACTGGAACTCCACGCACTGCCGCGCCGAGTTCAACGAGTCCATGGTCAAGGGGGTCGCGGACATCTTCGTCGAGAAGGGCCTCAAGGACGCCGGATACGAGTACGTCAACCTCGACGACTGCTGGGCCCTGCCGTCCAGGGACGCGAACGGAAAGCTCGTACCCGACCCCGTCCGGTTCCCGAACGGGATCAAGGCGGTCGCGGACTACGTCCACTCCAAGGGCCTGAAATTCGGCATCTACACCAGCGCGGGCACGAAGACCTGCAACACCGCCGGCTTCCCGGGCTCTCTCGGCCATGAGTACAGCGACGCCCAGCAGTTCGCGGACTGGGGCGTGGACTACCTCAAGTACGACAACTGCAACAACCAGGGTGTCGACGCCAAGCTGCGCTACACGACCATGCGCGACGCGCTCCGGGCCACGGGCCGTCCCATCGTCCACAGCATCTGCGAGTGGGGCGAGAACAAGCCCTGGGAGTGGGCGGCCGACGTCGGCCAGCTGTGGCGCACGACGGGCGACATCAGCGACAACTGGGGCTCGATGCTGTCGATCCTCAAGCAGAACCTGCCGCTCGCGCCGCACTCCGGGCCCGGTCGCTGGAACGACCCCGACATGCTGGAGGTCGGCAACGGCGGCATGACGGACACCGAGTACCGCTCGCACTTCTCGATGTGGGCGATCATGGCCGCTCCGCTCCTCATCGGCTCCGACCTGCGCTCGGCCACCGAGGAGACCTTCGAGATCCTCGGCAACCGCGAGGTCATCGCGGTCGACCAGGACCCGCTGGGCAAGCAGGGCACGGTGATCTCCTCGCAGGGCGGACGCTGGGTCGTCGCCAAGGAGATGCGGGACGGCAGCCGCGCGGTGGCCCTCTTCAACGAGTCCGGCACCGCCCAGCGCATCACCACGAGCGCAGACGCGGTCGGCCTGCCCGCCGCCGACGCCTACGCCCTGCGCGACCTGTGGCAGCACCGCAGCTACAACACCGCGGGCACGATCTCCGCGACCGTCCCCGCGCACGGCACCGTCCTGCTGCGCGTCGCCGCCGACCCCAGGTCGGTCCAGCACCCGCCCGCCGTCGAACTCGGCCTGGACGGCAGCCCGCTGGTCGAGGCGGGCAAGAAGGCAGGCCTCACGTCGACCGTCACCGACCTCGGGCGTACGACGGCCAAGCGCGTGTCCGTCGCGCTGACCGGCCCCGAGGGGTGGTCCGTCAAGGCGACGTCCCCCACCACCTCGCCCGCGCTCTCCACAGGCCGCTCCCTGCGCACCAAGTGGGCAGTCACCGCCCCGCAGGGGACACCGCCAGGGTCGTACGGCCTCACGCTCAGGGCGAGTTACCGCTCCCCCTCCGGTGTCCGCGTCGACAGCGCGCTGCCGCTGACGGCGACGGTGGTGGTGGCGCCGCCCCCGGGGACGTCCGGGCTCGGTGACCTCCAGTGGCTCTCGGCCACCAACGGGTGGGGCCCCGTCGAGCGCAACACAAGCAACGGCGAGAGCGACGCGGGCGACGGACACCCGATCACCATCGGCGGCGTGGCGTTCGGCAGCGGGCTCGGTGTCCACGCCGACAGCACCGTCGAGTTCTACGGCGGCGGCGCGTGCGAGTCGGTCACCGCGCAGGTCGGCGTCGACGACGAGGAGGGCGCCGACGGCACCGTCGCCTTCGAGATCTGGGAGGACGGCACCCGGGCCGCCTCGACCGGCGTCCTCACCAACGCGATGCCGGCCCAGGCACTCACGGCCGATGTGACCGGCGCCCAGGTGGTCCGGCTCGTCGTCACCGACGGCGGCGACGGCGTCACTTCGGACCACGGGGACTGGGCGGAGGCGCGACTGACCTGCTGA